CCAAAAACTTCATTGAGTTGAGAAATAAAATGGTTAAACGAAGACTGTACATGTAAATCACTCTCCCAAACAGCTGAGGCCCAGTCTAAAGCTCGTCCGGTTAATAAGGACATCATTACAGCACATTTCTTAGTATCATGAGTATAGGTTTCAGGCTGACTAGTAAAAAAGACTTTACATTGACGAATGAAGCCACGACAAAGTTCTGGCGAACCATCAAATTTATCAGGTAATGCTAGTCTTACCGGTGAGCTTTGAGGAGCAGGGAGAGAATGGATGAACTGTGTGAGACGGTCGTTGGCCTCCTTTAGATGCATCAACTGTTCCTGATACCCAGATAGCATTTCGCTTTTATAATTGAAAGCTGCTTGTAAATTAGAAACCTCCGCTGGATTGATGTTAGGCGAAGTATTCTGTGAGGGAGCCGTAGGTGAAGACATGGAGGCGGATTGAATCCAAAAGCTGGaggtttattaaacaaacaactaGCATCAAACAAAGGCAGAATCGTGATCATGAACCAGGCaacaacaagcaaacaaaaaggcAGTCCTAAAAGGCAAACAAGGCAGAGTCCAAAATCCAAAAACAGTGGTCAAAAAGAGCAGGCAAAAAGGTCATAACACAATGGCAGAAATAGCAGTAGGAAACCGCTTAGTAGGCAGTGAAACTGGCAATACTTCGCAATGAACACACAAAAGCAGTGTGCTTAAATATGGTGGCTACCAGGAAGTACCCAGTCAATATTCGGGAGAGAGCTCCCTCTGGTGGGCGGATGAATGGTAAGCTGCCATATTCGTTacataatgaaaactaatgttttatttatttatttcagacctaattaaagagaATGAGGAGAGTAAAGAGAAGGAACAtcttgtcaaaattgaggaaaaaactcatttacagactgatggtattttaaaaaggagagacaagaatcattttacctgcactcagtgtgggaagagtttcacccaatcatcatcccttaatcaacacacgaggatccacactggagagaaaccattcacatgcactgatTGTGGGAAGAGATTCAGCAGATCATGGCACCTTAATCAACACacaaggatccacactggagagaaaccattcacatgcactgattgtgggaagagtttcagcagatCATGGcagcttaatcaacacatgatgatccacactggtgagaaaccattcacatgcattcagtgtgggaagagtttctgcCGATCATcgtcccttaatctacacatgaggatccacactggagagaaaccattcacatgcactcagtgtgggaagagtttcagccaatcatcaaaccttaataaacacatgaagacccacactggtgtgaaaccatttacatgcactcagtgtgggaagagtttcagccaatcatcagaccttaaacaacacatgatgatccacactggagagaaaccatttacatgcactcagtgtgggaagagtttcagccgctcaTCACACCTAAATGAACACACAATGATCCACAtcagagagaaaccattcacatgcactcagtgtgggaagcgtttcagcctatcatcatcccttaataaacacacgaggattcacactggagagaaaccattcacatgcactcagtgtaggaagagtttcagccaatcatcaaaccttaaaaaacacatgaggatccacactggagagaaaccatttagatgcactcagtgtgggaagagtttcagccaatcatcacaccttaataaacacatgatgagCCACACTATTCAGagtaaccattcacttgcacttaagCCGCGGtaacactggacttttctccccatagacatccattcacagcaaattcattggtgttaaatttcaagtgttgtggtaattcagagtaaagtgttaaaattttagagttagataaaggtaaaataaccctctcagctttagaagctgatttgcctccttgtcatacagagtaacatgtatctatcTTGTATTTAGGTAGATAAACCCTTGTATTtgataaactaatcagagtgtctgatctcgccctacaccctcattcacctggcccttaaattagtctattagtttagtccactaagTTTAAGCAaaaccgcaggtttgcttacgtagtggaaggggcggagttatcggacgcacatgttgaataactttatttattttggatgatgaaagcaaaattctcctacgagagtgattatagtgcctccCGAATGTTACGGCAGGTATAATTTGATagttcggttgtttatttcactgatttggcaagcgtcaaacatcatcagggaaacggtttgaatttccatttagtaaaaaaaacattagtgtgccatttgggataacactacatacatatactatcctgttgagtgtgtaagtgcatagtgcatgagtgtacaGCGTGCCTTTGGCATGCAGCtacagacatcaagaatcaggatatgaacctcaaccgtggttgctaaaaagaaaaaaagctgcatagttcatgccgcaatgc
The Danio rerio strain Tuebingen ecotype United States chromosome 4, GRCz12tu, whole genome shotgun sequence genome window above contains:
- the LOC137491103 gene encoding uncharacterized protein encodes the protein MAFIKEESEDVKIEETFTVKREDLLEQTDLIKENEESKEKEHLVKIEEKTHLQTDGILKRRDKNHFTCTQCGKSFTQSSSLNQHTRIHTGEKPFTCTDCGKRFSRSWHLNQHTRIHTGEKPFTCTDCGKSFSRSWQLNQHMMIHTGEKPFTCIQCGKSFCRSSSLNLHMRIHTGEKPFTCTQCGKSFSQSSNLNKHMKTHTGVKPFTCTQCGKSFSQSSDLKQHMMIHTGEKPFTCTQCGKSFSRSSHLNEHTMIHIREKPFTCTQCGKRFSLSSSLNKHTRIHTGEKPFTCTQCRKSFSQSSNLKKHMRIHTGEKPFRCTQCGKSFSQSSHLNKHMMSHTIQSNHSLALKPR